The Limisphaera ngatamarikiensis genome includes a window with the following:
- a CDS encoding glucose-1-phosphate adenylyltransferase — translation MASYTSRQSYHGSNVLAVVMGGGQGTRLFPLTKYRAKPAVPLAGKYRIVDIPISNCINSGIRRIYVLTQFNSTSLHRHLSQTYKFDQFSAGFVEVLAAQQTLTDSSWYQGTADAVRKNLVHFMNHEWDHLLILSGDQLYRMDFRDLIAHHVDRQADITLGVVAVPKEEASHFGVLQVTEDWRIHRFVEKPRDPAVQDSLKLDPAWQARLGLKTPAEVVLASMGIYVFNRDVIKRALDNTLVDFGKEVIPAMIEQSRVYAFLHQGYWEDIGTIRAFFEANLDLTTDLPKFNFFDMTAPIFSRPRFLPASKLNSAHVDHAVVADGCIIDHSRISHSVVGMRSIIAEGCELRRVVLLGCDYYESAESIQAHEQAGIPRIGIGRNTRIENAIIDKNARIGDNVVISPAGKPPNLDHELYYIRDGIVVIPKDAVIPHGTVI, via the coding sequence ATGGCAAGCTACACTTCCAGGCAATCCTACCACGGCAGCAACGTCTTGGCGGTCGTCATGGGGGGCGGTCAGGGTACGCGCTTGTTTCCTCTGACCAAGTACCGTGCCAAACCGGCGGTGCCGTTGGCGGGGAAGTACCGGATTGTCGACATCCCCATTTCCAACTGCATCAATTCCGGAATCCGGCGGATCTACGTGTTGACGCAGTTCAATTCCACGTCCTTGCACCGGCATTTGTCGCAGACCTACAAGTTTGACCAGTTTTCGGCGGGGTTTGTGGAGGTTCTGGCCGCGCAACAGACCCTGACCGACAGCTCGTGGTACCAGGGCACCGCCGATGCCGTGCGGAAGAACCTGGTGCACTTCATGAACCATGAATGGGACCACCTGCTCATCCTGAGCGGTGACCAACTGTACCGGATGGATTTCCGGGACCTGATTGCCCATCACGTGGACCGGCAGGCGGACATCACGCTGGGTGTGGTGGCGGTGCCCAAGGAGGAGGCGTCGCATTTCGGTGTTCTGCAGGTGACGGAGGATTGGCGGATTCATCGGTTTGTGGAGAAACCCAGGGACCCGGCGGTGCAGGACTCGTTGAAGCTGGACCCGGCCTGGCAGGCGCGCCTGGGACTGAAAACGCCGGCCGAGGTGGTCCTGGCCTCGATGGGCATTTACGTGTTCAATCGCGACGTCATCAAGCGTGCGCTGGACAACACGTTGGTGGATTTCGGCAAGGAGGTCATCCCCGCCATGATCGAACAGTCCAGGGTCTATGCCTTCCTCCACCAGGGCTATTGGGAGGACATCGGCACCATCCGCGCGTTTTTCGAAGCCAACCTCGACCTGACGACCGATCTGCCGAAGTTCAATTTCTTCGACATGACCGCGCCGATTTTCAGCCGCCCCCGGTTCCTGCCGGCGTCGAAACTGAACAGCGCGCACGTGGATCATGCGGTGGTGGCGGACGGCTGCATCATCGACCATTCCCGGATTTCGCACAGTGTGGTGGGGATGCGCAGCATCATCGCCGAGGGATGCGAACTGCGGCGGGTGGTGCTGCTGGGATGCGATTATTACGAGTCCGCCGAGTCCATCCAGGCCCATGAGCAGGCGGGCATTCCGCGGATCGGCATCGGTCGAAACACCCGCATTGAGAACGCGATCATCGACAAGAACGCGCGGATCGGGGACAACGTGGTCATCTCGCCGGCGGGCAAACCGCCGAATCTGGACCACGAACTCTATTACATCCGGGACGGCATCGTGGTGATCCCGAAGGACGCCGTGATCCCGCACGGTACGGTGATCTGA